The following coding sequences are from one Achromobacter sp. B7 window:
- a CDS encoding META and DUF4377 domain-containing protein, which produces MPDTTAASPASQLTLPAYYWRLVSATDASGKSIPTLQPGVEHQLRLAFTNDALNIRGGCNTQFGGYRYQNGVLTVDNLASTMKACEQSLMQLDAEINARLKGDLRATLSGDTHEPALELVGKDGTVLKFVGEPTPETLYGSAGQIMFLEVAAKKAECSHPMIPDYQCLMVRERRYNEAGVQQPTQDKWHPLYQSIEGFKHQEGVRTVLRVKRYDWKNPPADAPSKVYVLDMVVEQDASKK; this is translated from the coding sequence ATGCCCGACACCACTGCCGCCTCGCCCGCCAGCCAGCTGACCTTGCCCGCGTATTACTGGCGCCTGGTTTCTGCCACCGATGCATCCGGCAAGTCGATTCCGACGTTGCAGCCGGGCGTTGAGCATCAGCTGCGCCTGGCCTTCACGAACGATGCGTTGAATATCCGGGGCGGTTGCAATACGCAATTTGGCGGTTACCGCTACCAGAACGGCGTGTTGACGGTGGATAACCTGGCGTCCACGATGAAGGCGTGCGAGCAGAGCTTGATGCAGCTGGATGCCGAGATCAATGCGCGCCTGAAAGGCGATCTGCGGGCCACGCTGTCGGGCGACACGCACGAGCCCGCGCTGGAACTGGTGGGTAAGGACGGCACCGTGCTGAAGTTTGTTGGCGAACCCACGCCCGAAACGCTGTACGGCAGCGCCGGCCAGATCATGTTCCTGGAAGTGGCCGCGAAAAAGGCCGAATGCAGCCACCCCATGATTCCCGATTACCAGTGCCTGATGGTGCGCGAGCGCCGCTACAACGAAGCGGGCGTGCAGCAGCCGACGCAGGATAAATGGCATCCGCTTTATCAATCCATCGAAGGGTTCAAGCACCAGGAAGGCGTGCGTACCGTGTTGCGCGTCAAGCGCTACGACTGGAAGAACCCGCCGGCGGACGCGCCGTCCAAGGTGTATGTGCTGGATATGGTGGTGGAGCAGGACGCGTCGAAAAAGTAG
- a CDS encoding penicillin acylase family protein, producing the protein MRLFNRRIAALLASGLIALTAGCASTGKKDTINMAGLSQPVEIVRDRHGVSHIYAQNQNDLFFAQGFSAARDRLWQLDLWRRQGEGKMAEQFGPRFVEQDRAARLFLFRGDMQAEFASYHPEGQAILTAFAAGINAYVDWVKANPDQLPPEFKLTGTLPGYWRPETSLIRIYGLTRNLNEEVKMAQQVAGLGLNAVQGLSTFEPPLALQVPAGLDVRQIDKSVLANYTLARNGQKFVAADFPQSPLALDKREALASALSEGKLASLDPNFDPMATRYESNNWTIGGQHTDTGKPILAGDPHRSITMPSLRYMVHLNAPGWNVIGAGEPSLPGVSMGHNDRIAFGLTIFAFGDEEDLYVYDTNPANPNEYRYRGGWEKMRQVDESIPVRGQAAAVRQLKFTRHGPVIHEDPVRHKAYALRAAYLEFPGTAAYLASLRLNQAQNWNEFVAGMEKHYTPSENMVYADVDGNIGWFGGSIAPIRPRNDWSGMLPVPGNGDFEWRGVLPGSALPRAYNPPEGYVATANEYNLPADYVYKDMSARTWAEPYRVQRIREVLADGNRLTVQQSQDLQYDNLSIPARTLGGYAKALNSADPALNDALGLLKDWDYRMDTDSRAATVYAFWLPEVVKRVSDLYVPANGRAAFGDLSTRKTLEKLATPDAAFGTPPDRGRDALLLQALNDGVQKLRAKLGPDSTQWQWGKLHHIQFEHSLASLLPPDTAKAWGTPRYPVGGDNDTVHRATFRKSDFRQISGSSYRQVIDVANWDNSRVQNVPGQSADPRSPHYQDLLKGWATGEYFPMAFSRAKVDSERADTLTLKPSGN; encoded by the coding sequence ATGCGTTTGTTTAATCGCAGGATCGCCGCACTGCTGGCGAGCGGGCTGATTGCCTTGACGGCGGGGTGCGCGTCAACCGGCAAGAAGGACACCATCAACATGGCCGGGCTGAGCCAGCCCGTGGAAATCGTGCGGGACCGCCATGGCGTGTCCCACATCTATGCACAGAACCAGAATGACCTGTTCTTCGCGCAAGGTTTTTCCGCCGCACGCGACCGGCTCTGGCAGCTGGACCTGTGGCGCCGGCAAGGCGAAGGCAAGATGGCCGAGCAATTCGGGCCGCGCTTCGTCGAACAGGACCGCGCCGCGCGCCTGTTCCTGTTCCGAGGCGACATGCAGGCCGAATTCGCCAGCTATCACCCCGAGGGCCAGGCGATCCTTACTGCGTTTGCCGCCGGCATCAACGCCTACGTGGACTGGGTGAAAGCCAACCCCGACCAGTTGCCGCCCGAGTTCAAGCTGACCGGCACGCTGCCTGGCTATTGGCGCCCCGAGACCTCGCTGATCCGCATTTACGGGCTGACGCGCAACCTGAACGAAGAAGTGAAGATGGCGCAGCAAGTCGCCGGGCTGGGCCTGAACGCCGTGCAAGGCCTGAGCACCTTCGAGCCGCCTTTGGCGTTGCAAGTGCCGGCTGGCCTGGACGTGCGCCAGATCGACAAGTCCGTCCTGGCGAACTACACGCTGGCGCGCAATGGCCAGAAGTTTGTCGCGGCGGACTTCCCCCAAAGCCCGCTGGCGCTGGACAAGCGCGAAGCGCTTGCCAGCGCGCTGTCCGAAGGCAAGCTAGCGTCGCTGGATCCGAACTTTGATCCGATGGCCACGCGATACGAAAGCAACAACTGGACCATCGGCGGGCAGCATACCGACACCGGCAAACCCATATTGGCCGGCGACCCCCACCGGTCGATCACGATGCCGTCGTTGCGCTACATGGTGCACTTGAACGCGCCGGGCTGGAACGTGATCGGCGCCGGCGAACCGTCGTTGCCGGGCGTGTCGATGGGCCATAACGACCGCATCGCGTTCGGCTTGACGATCTTCGCCTTCGGCGACGAAGAAGACCTGTACGTCTATGACACCAACCCCGCCAATCCCAACGAATACCGCTATCGGGGCGGCTGGGAAAAAATGCGGCAGGTGGACGAATCCATTCCCGTGCGCGGCCAGGCGGCGGCGGTGCGCCAGCTGAAATTCACGCGCCACGGTCCGGTGATTCACGAAGACCCCGTACGCCACAAGGCGTACGCACTGCGCGCCGCCTATCTTGAATTTCCGGGCACGGCGGCCTATCTGGCCAGCCTGCGCCTGAACCAGGCGCAGAACTGGAATGAATTCGTGGCCGGCATGGAAAAGCACTACACGCCCAGCGAAAACATGGTGTACGCGGACGTGGACGGCAACATCGGCTGGTTCGGCGGCAGCATCGCGCCGATACGCCCGCGCAACGACTGGTCGGGCATGTTGCCCGTGCCCGGCAATGGCGATTTCGAATGGCGCGGCGTCTTGCCCGGCAGCGCCCTGCCCCGCGCGTACAACCCGCCGGAAGGCTATGTTGCGACCGCCAACGAATACAACCTGCCGGCGGACTACGTCTACAAGGACATGTCGGCGCGCACCTGGGCTGAACCTTATCGCGTCCAGCGTATTCGCGAAGTGCTGGCCGATGGCAACCGGCTGACGGTGCAGCAATCGCAGGACTTGCAGTACGACAACCTCTCGATACCCGCGCGCACGCTGGGCGGCTATGCCAAGGCGCTGAATTCCGCCGACCCGGCGCTGAACGACGCGCTGGGCCTGTTGAAGGATTGGGATTACCGGATGGACACCGATTCGCGCGCCGCCACGGTCTACGCGTTCTGGCTGCCCGAGGTCGTCAAACGGGTGTCCGACCTTTACGTGCCCGCGAATGGCCGCGCGGCGTTCGGCGACTTGTCCACCCGCAAGACGCTGGAAAAGCTGGCCACGCCGGATGCCGCCTTTGGCACGCCGCCGGATCGGGGCCGCGACGCGCTGTTGCTGCAAGCGCTGAACGATGGCGTACAGAAACTGCGCGCCAAGCTCGGGCCGGATTCCACCCAGTGGCAGTGGGGCAAACTGCATCACATCCAGTTCGAACACAGCCTGGCCAGCCTGCTGCCGCCGGACACCGCCAAGGCCTGGGGCACCCCGCGCTATCCGGTGGGCGGCGACAACGACACGGTGCATCGGGCGACGTTCCGCAAGAGCGATTTCCGGCAGATCAGCGGCTCGTCGTATCGGCAGGTGATCGACGTGGCCAACTGGGATAACTCACGCGTGCAGAACGTGCCGGGCCAGTCCGCTGACCCACGCAGCCCGCATTACCAGGACTTGCTCAAGGGCTGGGCAACCGGCGAGTACTTCCCCATGGCGTTCAGCCGCGCCAAGGTGGATAGCGAACGCGCCGATACGCTGACGCTCAAGCCGTCGGGGAACTGA
- a CDS encoding sulfatase, protein MQPNFLLFITDQQRADHVGSYGNAVLRTPALDALASQGWSADRFYVASPICMPNRATLMTGRMPSVHGVRHNGIALSQRATTFVERLRDAGYSTALIGKSHLQNMTGIGPAWPPAGAAASQGEAWRLDRGDYDQEWAPKWRADPGHEVQTPFYGFDYVRLALDHGDQIGGHYARWLAQQHPEARRQWGPEHALPTPDFVLTQHRQAWRTRVPEECSATAYIGDQTIAQLRRLAGGRAPFFIQCSFPDPHHPYTPPGKYWDQYRPEDVTLPVSFHASRAVHHHPPPHVAWLYRQRDLNMAVKHTPAVFACTEREAREAIALNYGSISHIDATIGRVMQALRETGLDENTVVIFTSDHGDFFGDHQLLFKGPIHYQGLIRTPFIWRDPQAAPAAPRSQALCATPDIAATVLARAGLPPYNGLQGQSLLPLMSAAVDTLRDAVLIEEEGQRTMFGFPGRTRMRTLQTARYRLSVYADADWGELYDLHEDPHELRNLWHDPAAEARRGELLIALSQTMIRHAETSPHPTAIA, encoded by the coding sequence ATGCAGCCCAACTTTCTGCTATTCATCACCGACCAGCAGCGTGCGGACCACGTGGGCAGTTACGGCAACGCCGTGCTGCGCACCCCGGCGCTGGACGCCCTGGCCAGCCAGGGGTGGTCCGCCGACCGCTTCTATGTCGCCTCGCCGATCTGCATGCCCAACCGCGCGACCCTGATGACGGGCCGCATGCCGTCGGTGCACGGCGTGCGCCACAACGGCATCGCGCTATCGCAGCGCGCAACGACTTTTGTGGAGCGGCTGCGCGACGCGGGCTATTCCACGGCGCTGATCGGTAAATCGCATTTGCAGAACATGACGGGCATCGGCCCCGCATGGCCGCCGGCAGGCGCCGCCGCGTCGCAAGGCGAGGCCTGGCGGCTTGACCGCGGTGACTACGATCAAGAGTGGGCGCCCAAATGGCGAGCCGATCCCGGCCACGAGGTACAGACGCCGTTCTACGGCTTTGATTACGTGCGACTGGCGCTGGACCACGGCGATCAGATCGGCGGCCATTACGCACGCTGGCTTGCCCAGCAGCATCCCGAGGCGCGGCGGCAGTGGGGACCCGAGCATGCGCTGCCCACACCGGACTTCGTGCTGACGCAACACCGGCAGGCGTGGCGCACGCGCGTCCCCGAAGAATGCTCGGCCACCGCCTACATCGGTGATCAAACCATTGCGCAGCTGCGGCGGCTGGCGGGCGGCCGTGCACCTTTCTTCATCCAATGCTCGTTTCCCGATCCGCATCACCCGTACACGCCGCCGGGCAAGTATTGGGACCAATATCGGCCGGAAGACGTAACGCTGCCGGTATCGTTTCACGCCAGCCGGGCCGTCCACCACCACCCGCCGCCGCATGTGGCGTGGCTGTATCGGCAGCGCGATCTGAACATGGCGGTCAAGCACACGCCGGCCGTGTTCGCCTGCACCGAGCGCGAGGCGCGTGAAGCCATCGCGCTGAACTACGGGTCCATCAGCCATATCGATGCCACGATCGGCCGGGTCATGCAGGCGCTGCGCGAGACGGGGCTGGACGAGAACACCGTGGTCATCTTCACCAGCGACCACGGAGACTTCTTCGGCGATCACCAACTCCTGTTCAAGGGCCCTATCCATTACCAAGGGCTGATTCGCACCCCCTTCATCTGGCGCGACCCGCAGGCCGCGCCCGCCGCCCCGCGCAGCCAGGCGCTATGCGCCACCCCCGATATCGCCGCCACCGTGCTGGCCCGCGCGGGCCTGCCGCCCTACAACGGCCTGCAAGGCCAGTCCCTGCTGCCGCTGATGTCCGCTGCGGTCGACACGCTGCGCGACGCCGTGCTGATCGAAGAAGAAGGTCAGCGCACGATGTTCGGTTTTCCGGGGCGCACGCGGATGCGCACGCTGCAAACGGCCCGCTATCGCCTCAGCGTGTATGCCGACGCGGACTGGGGCGAACTGTACGACCTGCACGAAGACCCGCACGAGCTTCGCAATCTGTGGCACGACCCCGCCGCCGAGGCGCGGCGCGGCGAACTGCTGATTGCGCTGTCGCAAACAATGATCCGCCATGCGGAAACCAGCCCCCACCCCACGGCCATTGCCTGA
- a CDS encoding tripartite tricarboxylate transporter substrate binding protein, whose protein sequence is MSHPFKRLWFVAVSSLAARVVALLVAAMLVAAPGSTAWAAPADYPSRPIRLIVNSSPAGPLDIGARAIAMHASKLMGQTIIVENRPGASGNVGAKAVANAAPDGYTLLMTLDTLMTVNPHVFKDAGATYLRLLEPLSIAGSFGLALTVRPDLGVATVDEFLRYAKANAVTYSSAGYGSPGNLAFEKLKLATGINTTHIPFRGSAGAVNALLGNQIQAGFLAASAVQAHVQAGKMRALAISAREPDPDLPGVPALRSVGVESLKDFDAAFAFLIMAPQGMPADIARKWDESLAAVYAMPEFSRSIASLGLGAPFAGSAGARQWVSAQIENWAQVVEGAGIRGE, encoded by the coding sequence ATGAGTCACCCGTTCAAGCGCTTGTGGTTTGTCGCAGTCTCGTCTCTTGCAGCCCGTGTTGTCGCCTTGCTTGTCGCGGCAATGCTTGTTGCAGCCCCTGGGTCAACGGCCTGGGCCGCCCCGGCCGACTACCCGTCCCGGCCCATCCGGCTCATCGTCAATTCCTCGCCCGCCGGGCCGTTGGACATCGGCGCCCGCGCCATCGCGATGCACGCCAGCAAACTGATGGGCCAGACGATCATTGTCGAAAACCGCCCCGGCGCGTCCGGTAACGTCGGCGCAAAGGCGGTGGCCAATGCCGCGCCCGATGGCTACACGCTGCTGATGACGCTGGACACCTTGATGACCGTCAATCCGCACGTTTTCAAGGACGCCGGCGCCACCTACTTGCGGCTGCTTGAGCCGCTGAGCATCGCCGGCAGCTTCGGCCTGGCGCTGACGGTGCGGCCCGACTTGGGCGTTGCCACCGTGGATGAGTTCCTGCGTTATGCCAAGGCCAACGCGGTGACCTATTCGTCAGCCGGCTACGGCAGCCCCGGCAACCTGGCGTTTGAAAAACTGAAGCTGGCCACCGGCATCAATACCACCCACATCCCATTCCGGGGCAGCGCCGGCGCGGTCAACGCGTTGCTGGGCAACCAGATCCAGGCCGGCTTCCTGGCCGCCTCGGCGGTGCAGGCCCATGTGCAGGCAGGCAAGATGCGCGCGCTGGCCATCTCGGCTCGCGAACCGGACCCCGACCTGCCGGGCGTGCCGGCCCTGCGCAGCGTGGGCGTGGAATCGCTGAAAGACTTTGACGCCGCCTTCGCCTTCCTCATCATGGCGCCGCAAGGCATGCCGGCCGACATCGCTCGCAAATGGGATGAAAGCCTGGCGGCCGTCTACGCCATGCCGGAGTTTTCACGCAGCATTGCAAGCCTGGGTCTGGGCGCGCCGTTCGCGGGAAGCGCAGGAGCCAGGCAATGGGTATCGGCGCAGATCGAGAACTGGGCCCAGGTGGTGGAGGGGGCGGGGATCAGGGGGGAGTAG